TGGAGATAATGAACGAATACGGCAGTAGTTAAAGAATTCTTTAATTTCCGCCTGTGTTGCGTCTGGAGCATGGTATTTGACGTAAGTTGCTACCTCGTCAAAAGTGTAGGTTTTTCCATCTTCTGCTACAATGAGTAATGGCTTTTCAATGACGCTCATGGCTTCCTCCAAGTTTTTATTTAATCCACCCACTCCTCTACTTTTGCTATGTAATACTTGTTGCCTTTATGGATAGATATGATCCTTGGTTCGTAAAATACGTTCTCTTTTATCCAGTCTTTTATTGCTTCTTCTCCGTCAGCCCAAAAAATGTAATAAGAAACCTCTTTCCTCCCATTAAAGCAAATGCAGCACTTGTCAAGTAATGCAACTGTGCTTACCTTATTCATGACAGCCTCCTTAAAAGGTTGTTTACTCTTTCGAGTATTTCGTAAACTTTGTCTGCTTCTTTGTGAAGCTCATGGTTACGGAGGCGGTCGTGAGCCTCCGTAATCCATGCTTTAGCGTGTTGAAGATTTTTTCTAGCAATGTCTATGTTTACTTCATCTTTTATGGCTTTATTAAGAATGACTTCAAAGTCTTTCACAGCTAACCTCCTTTAGCTTTTCGTAGATTTCTTCCATGATGCTTTGAGCTTCTTCTTTTAGTGTATGAGTGCTTACATCGTATGTTGTTCCTGAAACTGTCCTGACTCTGACTACATATACGTACTCATTGATTGTTTCAGGGAATTGTCTTTTGGTTGGAACGTATTTTGTTACTTCTTTCTTTCCAATTCCGATGCTTTCAACTGCACCTGGGTTAATTAGATATCCTCTTTCTGTCCTTACCCATTCCATTGGTTGCCTCCTTTTTCTTTCTTTTGCAATTTTTTCTCGCAGCTTGAAAGTCTTTGATAAACAGTCAACAGTTCCCAGCATAGAGCTTCAAAAATTGCTGTATCGCTGTATTTGAGCTTCAGGTTGGCGATTGTGCTTAGCAGATTGTCCACTCCTTCGCGGGGCGAGGAAAAGTCTCTCTTTAAGCTTTCGTGAATTTCATCTATAATTTTTATTAGCATGCTTGCCTCCAAACCCGATATGAGGTTTTAATGGTTCAGTTAAAGTGCGTTTGTCCTGAGTGCAAAACAGAATCGCATCACTTTGTCGTATATCTTGGGCACGTAGAAAACGAAAAGGTTCTTTGGGAAATTCCTGTCGTTGAAACTTTTGCTCTTGTTCTTTGCTGTAAGTGCAAATCCAAGTTCATAGCAAATTTTACTGTCAGAAAATCTCTCTACAATGAAGCTAAAGAGGTTATCAAAGACCTTTATTCTCAGAAAGCAGTAAACTTGCTGGCTTCCGAACTTTCAACTATTCCTGAACCCAAAGAACCTTACAGCCATCCTTCCTTCCCTCACAAGGTGGCCAAGTTCTTCACGAAGCTTCAACAGGAAGAGGACCCAGTTATTAAGCTCGGAATTGCAAGAGCCGTTTTAGAGGTAGCTCTTAATGAAGTTGGAGCAGAAGGGAAAACCCTCTACGAGAAAATTCAAGATGTTTACGAAAAAAGGTTAATAACGGCCTCTTTAGCAGAATGGAGCCACATTGTGAGGAAGTTTGGCAATAAAGCTCTTCACGAGCTTGAAGCTGAAACAGAAGAGGCCAAAGAGGTAGAAAATTTCTGCAAGTTCTTCCTTGATCTTCTCTTCCGTATCCCTGCCGAAATTGAGGCAGCAAGGAGCGAAAGCTAATTTTTCACGGGAACAGCGACCATTTGCAGAAGGCTTGTTAACCCTCACGGTTTCACCGCTGGAGCTTCAGGCTGTTAACCCTACTCCTGTTCCCTACCGCCCCCTTATTCTGTTGTCAAAGAGCTTTAAAGCTTCTGCTTTAAATAATAAAGCAAATGATTGAGAATGTCAAGCCTTTGGCATTAAAATTAGACGATTTATTAATTCATTTGCTTTAATATAACTTAAAAGTCTTGGAAATATTAGTATCAGCAAAAACTAAGAGCAGATTGGCAAGGACGGGAAGGGTTAGGGATTAAGAAAGGAAGAGGGTTAAAATGATAGAGAAATAAAGGAACTTAGAAAGAAGAGAAAGATTGATGGGTTGTCAAATCAAACGCGAATTATGTGTTTTTCAATCCAGTTTTTGATTTCAGAGAATGTTATTTCATTTTTGGCAATTTTGATTAGGAAGTTGAACTTTTCATCTTCTGTAGCTTCAATATCAAATCCAATATACCTTAACAGGATGCGCGTTAAAAGATACGCTGTCCTTTTATTTCCATCGAAGAATGGGTGATTTTTTATTATAAGTTCCAAGATTTTAGATATTTTTTCTAAGTCGTTGCTGTAAGGTTCAAAATCTCCAAAGGTTTGACAGGGAGTATATATGGAAGAAATCAAAAGCCCCTTATTCCTTATTCCGTCTCTTCCACCGAAATTTTTTATTGACTTTTTGTGTACATGCAGGGCAAGTTTAACTATTGGCAAGCTTTCGTAGTAATCTTTCATCTTCCTTCATGATGATGTCTAAATCTTTCATAAGATTTTTCCATATTTCTGGTGATTTTTGTGGATTCAGTGGACGTAATACAATGTAGCTTTCGTTGTATTTTTTTATATTTACGTATTCATTGATGGTTAGATATGCTGTATTTACGTAAACATCTGTAAGCTGCTTCTCATGAACAGCCACACTATTTAAAAAAGGTAGCCTATCATATATTTGATTGTTTGAGAGGTAATTGCTA
This Desulfurobacterium indicum DNA region includes the following protein-coding sequences:
- a CDS encoding DUF4145 domain-containing protein, encoding MVQLKCVCPECKTESHHFVVYLGHVENEKVLWEIPVVETFALVLCCKCKSKFIANFTVRKSLYNEAKEVIKDLYSQKAVNLLASELSTIPEPKEPYSHPSFPHKVAKFFTKLQQEEDPVIKLGIARAVLEVALNEVGAEGKTLYEKIQDVYEKRLITASLAEWSHIVRKFGNKALHELEAETEEAKEVENFCKFFLDLLFRIPAEIEAARSES
- a CDS encoding type II toxin-antitoxin system death-on-curing family toxin, with amino-acid sequence MKDYYESLPIVKLALHVHKKSIKNFGGRDGIRNKGLLISSIYTPCQTFGDFEPYSNDLEKISKILELIIKNHPFFDGNKRTAYLLTRILLRYIGFDIEATEDEKFNFLIKIAKNEITFSEIKNWIEKHIIRV